CTGATTTAGCGCACGAAAAACGGAACGGACGCCCGTTCGAACGGCGTCGCAACGGCGGGAAAGACCTCATGAAAATAGCCCAGTGGATGACGCAGTCGGGCGTCGCGTTCGGCACCAGCGGCGCGCGCGGCCTCGTCACCGCCATGACGGATGCGGTCTGCTTCGCCTACACCGTGGGTTATCTGAAGCATCTGGCGACCCTGGGCGAATTTTCCCCCGGCACCCCGGTCGCCGTCGCGGGCGACCTGCGTCCCAGCACGCCCCGCATCGTCCGCGCCTGCGTCGCCGCGATCCGCTCCATGCGGGGCGAGCCGGTATTCTGCGGCTTCGTTCCCACGCCCGCGCTGTGCGTGCATGCCTTTGCGCGCGGCATTCCCTCGCTGATGGTCACGGGCAGCCATATCCCGGCCGACCGCAACGGCATCAAGTTCAACCGCGCGCATGGCGAATTCCTCAAGACCGACGAGGCCGCGATGCGGGAACAGGATGTCGAACTGCCCGAAGGCTGGTTCGATGCCGACGGCGCGCTCGCGATTGCCGCCGACCTGCCCGCGATCACCGACGTGGTTCCCCCCTTCGTCGCCCGCTACCGCGATTTCTTCGGCCCGGACGCCCTGTCGGGCCTGACGCTGGGCGTGTACCAGCATTCCGCCGTCGGCCGCGACGTGCTGGTGGACATCGTCGAGGCGCTGGGCGGCAAGGCCGTGCCGCTGGGGCGGATGGACAGTTTCATCCCCGTCGATACCGAGGCCGTGCGCCCCGAGGATGCCGCCCTGGCCCGCGACTGGGCCGCCGCCGGCACGCTGGACGCCATCCTGACCACCGATGGCGATTCCGACCGGCCGCTGCTGGCCGACCGCGCCGGGAACTGGCTGCGCGGCGACGTGCTGGGCATCCTGGCCGCACGCTTCCTGAACGCGGCCGCCGTGACCACGCCCGTCAGCAGCAACACGGCGCTGGAACTGTCCGGCTTCGCGAAAGAGGTCCGCCGCACCCGTATCGGTTCCCCCTTCGTCGTGGCCGCGATGACCGAGGCCGCCGAGGCCGGGCTCGTGCCCTCGGTGGGCTACGAAGCCAATGGCGGGTTCCTGCTGGCCAGCGACGTGACGCGCTACGGCCGTACGCTTGCCGCCCTGCCGACGCGCGATTCCGTCCTGCCCATGATCTGCGCGCTGGTCGCCGCCCGCGAGCAGGGCCGCGATCTCGATGCCCTGGTCGCCACCCTGCCCCCGCGCTTCACCCTCAGCGACCGCCTGGTCGAAATGCCGACGGCGCAGAGCCAGGCGCAGATAGCGAAACTCGGCGAGGACCCCGAAGGCGGCGCGGCGGCGCTGGGCTTCACCGAAGCATGCGGCCCCCTCCATCACGTGGACAAGACCGACGGCCTGCGGATGATTTTCGCCAATGGCGAGATCATCCACCTCCGCCCTTCTG
This genomic stretch from Gluconacetobacter diazotrophicus PA1 5 harbors:
- a CDS encoding phosphomannomutase; translated protein: MTQSGVAFGTSGARGLVTAMTDAVCFAYTVGYLKHLATLGEFSPGTPVAVAGDLRPSTPRIVRACVAAIRSMRGEPVFCGFVPTPALCVHAFARGIPSLMVTGSHIPADRNGIKFNRAHGEFLKTDEAAMREQDVELPEGWFDADGALAIAADLPAITDVVPPFVARYRDFFGPDALSGLTLGVYQHSAVGRDVLVDIVEALGGKAVPLGRMDSFIPVDTEAVRPEDAALARDWAAAGTLDAILTTDGDSDRPLLADRAGNWLRGDVLGILAARFLNAAAVTTPVSSNTALELSGFAKEVRRTRIGSPFVVAAMTEAAEAGLVPSVGYEANGGFLLASDVTRYGRTLAALPTRDSVLPMICALVAAREQGRDLDALVATLPPRFTLSDRLVEMPTAQSQAQIAKLGEDPEGGAAALGFTEACGPLHHVDKTDGLRMIFANGEIIHLRPSGNAPELRVYVEADSPERADELLKTGLAAVSTWRQG